A portion of the Streptomyces coeruleoprunus genome contains these proteins:
- a CDS encoding LacI family DNA-binding transcriptional regulator, whose product MTAAGKHQVSRAQTRGSRQGRAGIRDVAAAAGVSITTVSDALNGKGRLPDATRRHVREVADRLGYRPSAAARTLRTGKSGLIGLTVTTYGDEPFTFTEFAYFAEMARAATSAALARGYALVILPATSRRSPADVWSNVALDGTVVIDPSDHDPVVTELVRQGLPVVSDGRPAGTLPVTAWVDNDHEAAVLDLLDHLADAGARRIGLLTGTTTDTYTRLSTTAYLNWCERVGQDPVYESYPAHDPCAGAVAADRLLARPDRPDAVYGLFDPNGTDLLAAARRYGLRVPDDLLLVCCSESTVYATTEPPITTLSLKPRRIGTAVVQLLIDAIEGIDHDRPVEQVIPTELIVRTSSQRRAPRTTVSPPRSPQAPRTE is encoded by the coding sequence ATGACAGCAGCAGGGAAGCACCAGGTGAGCCGGGCACAGACCCGGGGAAGCCGGCAGGGTCGAGCGGGCATCCGGGACGTGGCCGCCGCAGCCGGAGTCTCCATCACAACTGTCTCCGACGCGCTCAACGGCAAGGGCCGGCTCCCGGACGCCACCCGCCGCCATGTCCGCGAGGTCGCCGACCGGCTGGGCTACCGCCCTTCCGCAGCGGCCCGCACGCTCCGTACCGGCAAGTCGGGCCTCATCGGCCTGACCGTGACGACCTACGGGGATGAACCTTTCACCTTCACCGAGTTCGCGTACTTCGCGGAGATGGCCAGAGCCGCCACCTCCGCCGCGCTCGCCCGCGGCTACGCCCTCGTGATCCTCCCGGCCACCTCCCGTCGCAGCCCCGCCGACGTCTGGTCGAACGTCGCGCTCGACGGCACGGTGGTCATCGACCCGTCCGACCACGACCCGGTCGTCACCGAGCTGGTCCGGCAGGGCCTGCCCGTCGTCTCCGACGGCCGCCCCGCCGGCACCCTCCCGGTCACGGCCTGGGTCGACAACGACCACGAGGCGGCGGTGCTCGACCTCCTCGACCACCTCGCCGACGCCGGCGCCCGCCGTATCGGGCTGCTGACCGGCACCACCACCGACACGTATACGCGGCTCTCCACGACCGCGTACCTCAACTGGTGCGAGCGCGTCGGCCAGGACCCCGTGTACGAGTCGTACCCGGCCCACGATCCGTGCGCCGGCGCGGTCGCGGCCGACCGGCTGCTGGCCCGCCCCGACCGGCCCGACGCGGTGTACGGCCTGTTCGACCCGAACGGTACGGACCTGCTCGCGGCGGCGCGGCGGTACGGGCTGCGCGTGCCGGACGACCTGCTGCTCGTGTGCTGCAGCGAGTCCACGGTGTACGCCACGACCGAGCCGCCGATCACCACGCTCTCCCTCAAACCGCGCCGGATCGGCACGGCCGTCGTCCAGCTGCTGATCGACGCGATCGAGGGCATCGACCACGACCGGCCGGTCGAGCAGGTGATACCGACCGAACTGATCGTGCGTACCTCGTCCCAGCGACGCGCCCCGCGCACCACGGTCAGCCCGCCCCGGTCGCCCCAGGCCCCCCGCACGGAGTAG
- the hisC gene encoding histidinol-phosphate transaminase, which yields MSETSPKLRAVLDGIPTYKPGKPAAADGPVAYKLSSNENPYPPLPGVMESALAAAAAFNRYPDMACTGLMNELSERFGVPVSHLATGTGSVGVAQQLIQSTAGPGDEVMYAWRSFEAYPIITQISGATSVQVPLTPGDVHDLDAMADAITERTRLIFVCNPNNPTGTVVRRAALERFLDRVPSDVLVVLDEAYREFIRDTEVPDGVEIYRDRPNVAVLRTFSKAYGLAGLRVGFAIAHEPVALALRKTAVPFGVSQLAQDAAVASLRAEDELLGRVGSLVCERTRVYEGLVGQGWTVPETQANFVWLRLGERTVQFAAACEQAGVVVRPFPGEGVRVTIGEAEANDIFLRTAEAFRKEQY from the coding sequence GTGAGCGAGACGAGCCCCAAGCTGCGCGCGGTGCTGGACGGCATTCCCACCTACAAGCCGGGCAAGCCGGCCGCTGCCGACGGTCCGGTCGCGTACAAGCTGTCCTCCAACGAGAACCCGTACCCTCCGTTGCCGGGCGTGATGGAGAGCGCCCTCGCCGCGGCGGCCGCCTTCAACCGCTACCCGGACATGGCGTGTACGGGCCTGATGAACGAGCTGTCCGAGCGCTTCGGCGTGCCGGTGTCGCACCTGGCGACGGGTACCGGTTCGGTGGGCGTGGCCCAGCAGCTGATCCAGTCCACGGCAGGCCCCGGTGACGAGGTCATGTACGCGTGGCGGTCCTTCGAGGCGTACCCGATCATCACGCAGATCAGCGGTGCCACCTCCGTGCAGGTCCCGCTCACCCCCGGGGATGTGCACGACCTGGACGCGATGGCGGACGCGATCACCGAGCGTACGCGGCTCATTTTCGTCTGCAACCCCAACAACCCGACCGGCACGGTCGTGCGGCGGGCCGCGCTCGAGCGGTTCCTGGACCGCGTGCCGTCCGATGTGCTGGTGGTCCTGGACGAGGCGTACCGCGAGTTCATCCGGGACACCGAGGTGCCGGACGGCGTCGAGATCTACCGGGACCGGCCGAACGTGGCCGTACTGCGCACCTTCTCCAAGGCGTACGGGCTGGCGGGGCTCCGCGTCGGGTTTGCGATCGCTCACGAGCCCGTGGCCCTGGCGTTGCGCAAGACCGCGGTGCCGTTCGGGGTCAGCCAGCTCGCGCAGGACGCGGCGGTGGCCTCTCTGCGCGCGGAGGACGAGCTGCTGGGCCGCGTGGGTTCGCTGGTGTGCGAGCGCACGCGGGTGTACGAGGGGCTGGTGGGTCAGGGCTGGACGGTGCCCGAGACCCAGGCGAACTTCGTCTGGCTGCGGCTGGGTGAGCGCACGGTGCAGTTCGCCGCCGCCTGTGAGCAGGCGGGTGTGGTGGTGCGGCCGTTCCCCGGCGAGGGCGTGCGGGTCACGATCGGCGAGGCCGAGGCGAACGACATCTTCCTGCGGACGGCCGAGGCGTTCCGCAAGGAGCAGTACTGA
- a CDS encoding cytochrome ubiquinol oxidase subunit I → MDLALAPETLARWQFGITTVYHFLFVPLTISLAALTAGLQTAWVRTSKEKYLRATKFWGKLFLINIAMGVVTGIVQEFQFGMNWSDYSRFVGDVFGAPLAFEALIAFFFESTFIGLWIFGWDKLPKRIHLACIWMVSIGTILSAYFILAANSWMQHPVGYRINEATGRAELTDFWAVLSQNTTLTQVFHTMSAAFLTGGAFMVGIAAFHLARKKHIPVMKTSLRLGLVTVVIAGMFTALSGDLLGKVMFKQQPMKMAAAEALWDGEGPAPFSVFAYGDVDKGHNKVAIEIPGLLSFLANDDFDSYVPGINDTNKAEQEKYGPGDYRPNIPVAYWSFRWMIGFGMASFGLGMLGLWLTRKKFMLPPALRVGDDEVPHLVLFKKPLSHKLTRLYWLTALWTLAFPLIANSWGWIFTEMGRQPWVVYGVLRTRDAVSPGVSQAEVITSMTAFTLLYAVLAVVEVKLLVKYVKAGPPELTEADLNPPTRIGGHDRDADRPMAFSY, encoded by the coding sequence GTGGACCTGGCTCTGGCGCCAGAGACGCTGGCGCGGTGGCAGTTCGGTATCACCACCGTCTACCACTTCCTCTTCGTCCCCCTGACCATCTCACTCGCCGCTCTCACCGCCGGTCTGCAGACGGCCTGGGTGCGCACCAGCAAGGAGAAGTACCTCCGGGCGACCAAGTTCTGGGGCAAGCTCTTCCTGATCAACATCGCGATGGGCGTCGTCACCGGCATCGTCCAGGAGTTCCAGTTCGGTATGAACTGGTCGGACTACTCCCGGTTCGTGGGTGACGTCTTCGGTGCTCCCCTCGCGTTCGAGGCGCTGATCGCGTTCTTCTTCGAGTCGACCTTCATCGGCCTGTGGATCTTCGGCTGGGACAAGCTGCCGAAGCGGATCCACCTCGCCTGCATATGGATGGTCTCGATCGGCACGATCCTCTCGGCGTACTTCATCCTGGCGGCGAACTCCTGGATGCAGCACCCGGTCGGCTACCGGATCAACGAGGCCACGGGGCGCGCCGAGCTGACCGACTTCTGGGCCGTCCTCAGCCAGAACACCACCCTGACGCAGGTCTTCCACACCATGTCCGCCGCGTTCCTGACGGGCGGCGCGTTCATGGTCGGCATCGCGGCGTTCCACCTGGCCCGCAAGAAGCACATCCCGGTGATGAAGACCTCGCTGCGGCTCGGACTGGTCACCGTCGTGATCGCCGGCATGTTCACCGCGCTCAGCGGTGACCTCCTCGGCAAGGTCATGTTCAAGCAGCAGCCCATGAAGATGGCCGCCGCCGAGGCGCTGTGGGACGGCGAGGGCCCGGCGCCCTTCTCTGTCTTCGCCTACGGCGACGTGGACAAGGGCCACAACAAGGTCGCGATCGAGATCCCGGGCCTGCTCTCGTTCCTCGCCAACGACGACTTCGACTCGTACGTGCCCGGCATCAACGACACCAACAAGGCCGAGCAGGAGAAGTACGGCCCCGGTGACTACCGGCCGAACATCCCCGTCGCCTACTGGTCGTTCCGCTGGATGATCGGCTTCGGCATGGCGTCCTTCGGCCTCGGCATGCTGGGCCTGTGGCTGACCCGCAAGAAGTTCATGCTCCCGCCCGCCCTGCGCGTCGGCGACGACGAGGTCCCGCACCTGGTCCTCTTCAAGAAGCCGCTCAGCCACAAGCTCACCCGCCTGTACTGGCTGACCGCCCTGTGGACCCTCGCCTTCCCGCTGATCGCCAACTCCTGGGGCTGGATCTTCACCGAGATGGGCCGCCAGCCGTGGGTCGTCTACGGCGTGCTGCGCACCCGGGACGCGGTCTCCCCCGGCGTCTCCCAGGCCGAGGTCATCACCTCGATGACCGCCTTCACCCTGCTGTACGCGGTCCTCGCCGTGGTCGAGGTCAAGCTGCTGGTCAAGTACGTCAAGGCCGGACCGCCCGAACTCACCGAGGCCGACCTCAACCCGCCCACCCGGATCGGCGGCCACGACCGTGACGCCGACCGGCCCATGGCCTTCTCGTACTGA
- a CDS encoding cyclophilin-like fold protein → MQIHISWPAGHTTATIEETPTSKALAGVLPIISTARTWGEEVYFDTPVSVPTEADARQVVEPGTVAFWTEGDALALPYGPTPISRGDECRLASPCNILGTLDDDPRVLSTVRDGDPIRVELITGV, encoded by the coding sequence ATGCAGATCCACATCTCCTGGCCCGCCGGCCACACGACCGCGACCATCGAAGAAACCCCCACGAGCAAGGCGCTCGCAGGGGTTCTCCCGATCATCTCCACCGCCCGGACCTGGGGCGAGGAGGTCTATTTCGACACACCCGTCTCCGTCCCCACCGAGGCGGACGCCCGCCAGGTGGTGGAGCCGGGCACGGTGGCGTTCTGGACCGAGGGCGACGCACTCGCGCTGCCCTACGGCCCGACGCCCATCTCGCGCGGCGACGAATGCCGCCTCGCGAGCCCGTGCAACATCCTCGGCACGCTCGACGACGACCCGCGCGTCCTGTCCACCGTCCGTGACGGCGACCCGATCCGCGTGGAGCTGATCACCGGCGTGTAG
- a CDS encoding GAF domain-containing protein codes for MSVPEPQDPGDLAARVPRLLEAMRSVGTGPDLRSTLDRICATAAELTGARHAAVGLVGEADGFGEGSIEGRTSLAVPIRVRDEVFGTLCLTGKRGGGDFTEGDLHLVRVLATEAGVAIANARLYEEARQRERWIDGSVAVTTALLSGDLEDAAEALAVVAEQARRPADSAAGIVLLPTEDGTGLEVAAAVGDGPVPRPGLVVPADNPVAARLLAGEPVVVADAARDPRMPAALAEGYGPSMLLALRSDGRVVGVLATPRGPGARPFGEPERTLAEQFAAQAALALVMARTQRDRERLAVYEDRDRIARDLHDLVIQRLFATGMLLESARRESVVPAVREGVGRAVDALDVTIQEIRTAIFALEQDTAAAPSGLRTRVLREIGTVAAPLGFTPSHRFVGPVDAAVGELTGQNLIAALREALSNAFRHAGATRIEVVVDATVTLPNGAEGVRLTVADDGVGLPEGGRRSGLRNLARRAESLGGASWCEPGIGADGTGTTVVWQAPRR; via the coding sequence GTGAGCGTGCCCGAACCGCAGGACCCTGGTGACCTGGCGGCCCGTGTGCCGCGGCTGCTGGAGGCGATGCGGTCCGTGGGCACCGGACCGGACCTGCGCTCGACGCTCGACCGGATCTGTGCGACCGCCGCCGAGCTGACAGGTGCGCGGCACGCCGCTGTCGGTCTCGTGGGCGAGGCCGACGGCTTCGGGGAGGGGAGCATCGAGGGGCGGACGTCTCTCGCCGTCCCCATTCGTGTCCGTGACGAGGTCTTCGGCACCCTCTGTCTGACCGGGAAGCGGGGCGGCGGCGACTTCACCGAGGGGGACCTGCACCTGGTGCGGGTCCTCGCCACGGAGGCGGGCGTCGCCATCGCCAACGCCCGCCTGTACGAGGAGGCCCGGCAGCGCGAGCGGTGGATCGACGGGTCCGTCGCGGTCACCACGGCCCTGCTCTCCGGCGACCTCGAGGACGCCGCCGAGGCGCTCGCCGTCGTGGCCGAACAGGCGCGCCGGCCTGCCGACTCGGCGGCCGGGATCGTGCTGCTGCCCACGGAGGACGGCACCGGGCTGGAGGTCGCCGCCGCCGTCGGCGACGGGCCCGTCCCACGGCCCGGGCTCGTCGTCCCCGCCGACAACCCGGTCGCGGCGCGCCTGCTGGCCGGGGAACCGGTCGTCGTGGCGGACGCGGCGCGCGACCCGCGGATGCCGGCCGCCCTCGCGGAGGGCTACGGGCCCAGCATGCTGCTGGCGCTGCGGAGCGACGGCCGGGTCGTCGGCGTGCTCGCGACGCCGCGCGGTCCGGGCGCCCGGCCGTTCGGCGAGCCGGAACGGACGCTGGCGGAGCAGTTCGCGGCGCAGGCCGCGCTGGCGCTGGTCATGGCGCGGACGCAGCGCGACCGGGAGCGGCTGGCGGTGTACGAGGACCGCGACCGGATCGCCCGCGACCTCCACGACCTGGTCATCCAGCGGCTCTTCGCCACCGGGATGCTGCTGGAGAGCGCCCGCCGGGAGTCGGTCGTGCCGGCCGTACGCGAGGGCGTGGGCCGGGCCGTGGACGCACTGGACGTCACCATCCAGGAGATCCGTACCGCGATCTTCGCGCTCGAACAGGACACCGCCGCGGCTCCGTCGGGGCTGCGCACGCGCGTCCTGCGCGAGATCGGCACGGTGGCCGCGCCGCTCGGCTTCACGCCGTCCCACCGGTTCGTCGGCCCCGTGGACGCGGCGGTCGGCGAGCTGACCGGCCAGAACCTGATCGCCGCCCTGCGGGAGGCGCTCTCCAACGCCTTCCGCCACGCTGGGGCCACCCGGATCGAGGTCGTCGTGGACGCCACCGTCACGCTGCCGAACGGCGCTGAAGGCGTACGGCTCACGGTCGCGGACGACGGTGTGGGCCTCCCCGAGGGCGGACGCCGCAGCGGCCTGCGCAACCTGGCCCGGCGCGCGGAGTCCCTGGGCGGGGCGAGTTGGTGCGAGCCGGGCATCGGGGCGGACGGCACGGGCACGACGGTCGTCTGGCAGGCGCCGCGCCGGTAG
- the cydD gene encoding thiol reductant ABC exporter subunit CydD, which yields MKPIDPRLLRYARATRLFLAAVVALGLAGAALVVAQAMLIAEVVVGAFRRGLDISALTTPLALLAAVAVGRALVSWLTELAAHRAGAAVKSELRGRLLERAVALGPGWLGGQRAGSLVALATRGVDALDDYFARYLPQLGLAVVVPVAVLARIVTEDWISAAIIVVTLPLIPIFMVLIGWATQEQMDRQWKLLSRLSGHFLDVVAGLPTLKVFGRAKAQAESIRAITADYRRATLRTLRIAFLSSFALELLSTLSVAVVAVGIGMRLVHGELDLYTGLVILILAPEAYLPLRQVGAQYHAAAEGLSAAEEIFAVLETPVRGEGTGATPDGSVRVVSGGSVPVERGGSVPDGPVRIELDGVTVRHPGRSVPSLDQASLVLEPGETVALVGPSGVGKSTLLDVVLGFTVPDEGTVRVGTVQAGGSRTGSGDSVADLRSLDLEQWRERIAWVPQRPYLFAGTIAENVRLARPDADDDAVLTALRDAGADFVAELPDGAGTVLGEDGAGLSAGQRQRLALARAFLADRPVLLLDEPTAALDGETEALVVDAVRRLARGRTVLLVVHRPALLAVADRVVTLEAPAGAGVAGSAPGAVAVGREASLAVDMADDALGVVGGLHKAPGRQPVSDGEPPSVMSGGSIGSGRSVLGRVRDAAGELRGRLGLALLLGSLALGSAVGLMAVSGWLISRASEQPPVLHLMVAVTATRAFGIGRAVFRYVERLVSHDAVLRMLADLRVGAYRRLERIAPAGLRRTRRGDLLSRLVSDVDALQDYWLRWLLPAGTALIVGAGAVGFTTWLLPEAGAVLAAGLLVAGVAVPLLGGAVARRAERRLAPARGTLAVRVVDLLRGCAELTVAGALPGRFRRAAEADRALTRIAGRQAAATALGGGLTALVCGLTVAAAALVGVQAVRDGRLSGVALAVVVLTPLAAFEAVMGLPLAVQYRQRVKRSAERVYEVLDAPEPVREPERPALAPESPFPLELRGITVRHPGRESDALDGFDLRLEAGRRVAVVGASGSGKTTLAQVMLRFLDVRDGSYRIGGTDATTLDGDDVRRLVGLCAQDAHLFDSSLRENLRLARTGADDEELRRALAGARLLDWVDSLPDGLDTLVGEHGARLSGGQRQRLALARALLADFPVLVLDEPAEHLDLATADALTEDLLRVTEGRTVVLITHRLHGLDAVDEVVVLEDGRAVQRGPYAELAAADGPLRRMLQRERAADRLRDSTPSPSPSSSSSPSSVSRS from the coding sequence GTGAAACCGATCGACCCGCGTCTGCTCCGGTACGCCCGGGCCACCCGTCTCTTCCTCGCGGCGGTGGTCGCCCTGGGCCTGGCCGGGGCGGCGCTGGTCGTCGCCCAGGCGATGCTCATCGCCGAGGTGGTCGTCGGGGCGTTCCGGCGAGGGCTGGACATCTCGGCGCTCACCACGCCGCTGGCGCTGCTGGCGGCCGTCGCCGTGGGGCGGGCGCTCGTGTCGTGGCTCACCGAGCTGGCCGCCCATCGGGCCGGCGCGGCGGTCAAGTCCGAGCTGCGCGGTCGGCTGCTGGAGCGGGCGGTCGCCCTCGGTCCGGGCTGGCTCGGCGGACAGCGGGCCGGCTCTCTGGTGGCGCTCGCCACCCGGGGCGTGGACGCGCTCGACGACTACTTCGCGCGCTATCTGCCGCAGCTGGGGCTGGCCGTGGTGGTGCCGGTGGCGGTCCTCGCGCGGATCGTCACCGAGGACTGGATCTCGGCGGCGATCATCGTCGTCACCCTGCCGCTGATCCCGATCTTCATGGTGCTCATCGGGTGGGCCACCCAGGAGCAGATGGACCGGCAGTGGAAGCTGCTGTCCCGGCTGTCCGGCCACTTCCTCGACGTGGTGGCCGGACTGCCCACCCTCAAGGTCTTCGGCCGGGCGAAGGCCCAGGCGGAATCGATCCGCGCCATCACCGCGGACTACCGGCGGGCCACCCTGAGGACGCTGCGGATCGCGTTCCTGTCGTCGTTCGCCCTGGAGCTGCTGTCGACGCTCTCGGTCGCGGTCGTCGCGGTCGGCATCGGCATGCGGCTGGTCCACGGGGAGCTGGACCTCTACACGGGCCTGGTCATCCTGATCCTGGCCCCCGAGGCGTACCTGCCGCTGCGGCAGGTGGGCGCCCAGTACCACGCGGCCGCGGAGGGGTTGTCGGCCGCGGAGGAGATCTTCGCCGTCCTGGAGACGCCGGTGCGCGGGGAGGGCACGGGGGCGACACCGGACGGGTCGGTGCGGGTCGTGAGCGGCGGATCGGTGCCGGTTGAGCGCGGCGGATCGGTGCCCGACGGCCCGGTGCGGATCGAGCTGGACGGGGTGACCGTGCGTCACCCGGGCCGCTCGGTGCCGTCCCTGGACCAGGCCTCGCTGGTGCTGGAACCCGGCGAGACCGTGGCGCTGGTCGGCCCGAGCGGCGTCGGCAAATCGACGCTGCTGGACGTGGTCCTGGGCTTCACGGTGCCGGACGAGGGGACGGTCCGGGTCGGGACCGTACAGGCCGGGGGCTCGCGAACGGGATCGGGGGACTCCGTCGCCGACCTGCGCTCGCTCGACCTGGAGCAGTGGCGGGAGCGGATCGCGTGGGTGCCGCAGCGGCCGTACCTGTTCGCCGGGACCATCGCGGAGAACGTCCGCCTCGCCCGGCCGGACGCGGACGACGACGCCGTGCTGACGGCCCTGCGGGACGCGGGCGCCGATTTCGTCGCCGAACTGCCGGACGGCGCCGGCACCGTGCTCGGCGAGGACGGCGCCGGGCTGTCGGCGGGGCAGCGGCAACGGCTCGCGCTGGCCCGGGCGTTCCTGGCCGACCGGCCGGTCCTGCTGCTGGACGAGCCGACCGCCGCGCTGGACGGGGAGACCGAGGCGCTGGTGGTGGACGCCGTCCGCCGGCTCGCCCGGGGACGCACCGTGCTCCTGGTCGTCCACCGGCCGGCCCTGCTGGCGGTCGCGGACCGGGTGGTGACGCTGGAGGCCCCTGCGGGTGCGGGTGTCGCGGGTTCCGCGCCGGGTGCGGTCGCGGTGGGGCGGGAGGCGTCCCTCGCGGTGGACATGGCCGATGACGCGCTCGGTGTCGTAGGGGGGCTGCACAAGGCTCCGGGTCGGCAGCCGGTCTCGGACGGCGAGCCGCCGTCCGTGATGTCCGGTGGGTCCATCGGGTCGGGCCGAAGTGTGCTCGGGCGGGTGCGGGATGCGGCCGGGGAACTGCGCGGGCGGCTCGGGCTCGCGCTGCTGCTCGGGAGCCTCGCCCTCGGTTCGGCCGTGGGCCTGATGGCGGTGTCCGGCTGGCTGATCTCCCGGGCGTCCGAACAGCCCCCCGTACTGCACCTGATGGTGGCCGTGACGGCGACCCGGGCGTTCGGCATCGGGCGTGCCGTGTTCCGGTACGTCGAGCGCCTCGTGTCGCACGACGCGGTGCTGCGCATGCTCGCCGACCTGCGGGTCGGCGCGTACCGGAGGCTGGAGCGGATCGCCCCCGCCGGGCTGCGCCGGACCCGCCGCGGCGACCTGCTGTCCCGGCTGGTCTCCGACGTGGACGCCCTCCAGGACTACTGGCTGCGGTGGCTGCTGCCCGCCGGCACGGCGCTGATCGTCGGTGCGGGTGCCGTGGGCTTCACCACCTGGCTGCTGCCCGAGGCGGGCGCTGTCCTCGCGGCCGGACTCCTCGTCGCGGGCGTCGCCGTCCCGCTGCTCGGCGGCGCGGTCGCCCGGCGTGCCGAGCGGCGGCTCGCCCCGGCGCGGGGCACCCTCGCCGTCCGGGTGGTCGATCTGCTGCGCGGCTGCGCCGAACTGACGGTGGCCGGGGCCCTGCCGGGCCGCTTCCGCCGCGCCGCCGAAGCGGACCGGGCGCTGACCCGGATCGCCGGGCGGCAGGCCGCGGCCACCGCGCTCGGCGGCGGACTGACGGCGCTGGTCTGCGGGCTCACCGTGGCGGCCGCCGCGCTGGTCGGCGTCCAGGCGGTACGGGACGGGCGGCTCAGCGGCGTGGCGCTGGCGGTCGTCGTGCTCACCCCGCTCGCCGCGTTCGAGGCGGTCATGGGTCTGCCCCTGGCCGTGCAGTACCGGCAGCGGGTCAAGCGCAGCGCCGAGCGGGTGTACGAGGTGCTCGACGCGCCCGAGCCCGTGCGGGAGCCCGAGCGGCCCGCGCTCGCGCCCGAGAGTCCCTTCCCGCTGGAGCTGCGGGGCATCACCGTCCGCCACCCGGGCCGCGAAAGCGACGCCCTCGACGGCTTCGACCTGCGGCTCGAGGCCGGCCGCAGGGTCGCCGTGGTGGGCGCGTCCGGGTCGGGCAAGACCACGCTGGCGCAGGTCATGCTGCGGTTCCTGGACGTCAGGGACGGGTCGTACCGCATCGGCGGCACCGACGCGACGACGCTCGACGGGGACGACGTGCGGCGGCTGGTCGGCCTGTGCGCCCAGGACGCGCACCTCTTCGACAGCTCGTTGCGCGAGAACCTACGGCTCGCCCGGACGGGCGCGGACGACGAGGAACTGCGCCGGGCGCTCGCCGGGGCACGGCTCCTCGACTGGGTGGACTCGCTGCCGGACGGCCTGGACACGCTGGTCGGGGAGCACGGCGCCCGGCTGTCGGGCGGCCAGCGGCAGCGGCTCGCCCTGGCGCGGGCGCTCCTCGCGGACTTCCCGGTCCTCGTGCTCGACGAGCCCGCCGAGCACCTGGACCTCGCCACGGCCGACGCGCTCACCGAGGACCTGCTGCGGGTGACCGAGGGCCGTACCGTGGTCCTGATCACCCACCGGCTGCACGGCCTCGACGCGGTCGACGAGGTCGTGGTGCTGGAGGACGGCAGGGCCGTACAGCGCGGGCCGTACGCCGAACTCGCCGCGGCGGACGGGCCGCTGCGGCGCATGCTGCAGCGCGAGCGTGCGGCGGACCGCCTGCGGGATTCCACCCCGTCCCCCTCCCCTTCCTCCTCTTCCTCTCCGTCGTCCGTATCGAGGTCGTGA
- the cydB gene encoding cytochrome d ubiquinol oxidase subunit II: MELHDIWFVLIAVLWTGYFFLEGFDFGVGVLTKLLARDRAEKRVLINTIGPVWDGNEVWLLTAGGATFAAFPDWYATLFSGFYLPLLAILLCLIVRGVAFEYRAKRPEPRWQHNWEQAIFWCSLVPAVLWGVAFGNLVRGVKIDASKEYVGGLVDLLNPYALLGGLVTLTLFTFHGAVFTALKTVGDIRERARKLAFALGLLTAALSVAFLSWTQVSRGDGTSLVAMAVAVLALAGAVVAIKAGREGWSFALSGVTIAAAVAMLFLTLFPNVMPSSLNPDWSLTVTNASSSPYTLKIMTWCAGIATPLVLLYQGWTYWVFRKRIGTQHIADAAH; this comes from the coding sequence ATGGAACTGCACGACATCTGGTTCGTCCTGATCGCCGTCCTGTGGACCGGCTACTTCTTCCTCGAAGGGTTCGACTTCGGCGTCGGGGTCCTCACCAAGCTGCTCGCCCGTGACCGGGCCGAGAAGCGCGTCCTGATCAACACCATCGGGCCCGTCTGGGACGGCAACGAGGTGTGGCTGCTCACGGCCGGCGGCGCCACCTTCGCCGCCTTCCCCGACTGGTACGCCACGCTCTTCTCCGGCTTCTACCTGCCGCTCCTGGCGATCCTGCTGTGCCTGATCGTGCGCGGAGTCGCCTTCGAGTACCGGGCCAAGCGGCCCGAGCCGCGCTGGCAGCACAACTGGGAGCAGGCGATCTTCTGGTGCTCCCTCGTCCCCGCCGTGCTCTGGGGTGTCGCCTTCGGCAACCTCGTGCGGGGCGTGAAGATCGACGCGTCCAAGGAGTACGTGGGCGGCCTCGTGGATCTGCTCAACCCGTACGCGCTGCTCGGCGGGCTGGTCACGCTGACCCTCTTCACCTTCCACGGGGCCGTGTTCACCGCGCTCAAGACCGTGGGCGACATCCGGGAACGCGCCCGGAAGCTGGCCTTCGCGCTGGGCCTGCTGACCGCCGCCCTCTCCGTGGCGTTCCTGTCGTGGACCCAGGTCTCGCGGGGTGACGGGACGAGCCTGGTGGCCATGGCCGTCGCCGTGCTCGCCCTCGCCGGAGCCGTCGTGGCCATCAAGGCCGGGCGGGAAGGGTGGTCGTTCGCGCTGTCCGGTGTGACGATCGCGGCCGCGGTGGCGATGCTGTTCCTGACGCTCTTCCCGAACGTCATGCCGTCGTCGCTGAACCCGGACTGGAGCCTGACGGTGACCAACGCGTCCTCCAGCCCGTACACCCTGAAGATCATGACCTGGTGCGCCGGGATCGCCACCCCGTTGGTGCTGCTCTACCAGGGCTGGACCTACTGGGTGTTCCGCAAGCGGATCGGCACGCAGCACATCGCCGACGCCGCCCACTGA